Proteins from one Anopheles nili chromosome 2, idAnoNiliSN_F5_01, whole genome shotgun sequence genomic window:
- the LOC128732092 gene encoding uncharacterized protein LOC128732092, whose protein sequence is MGEKDGHEPYRYDTYAPLMKPSSTVKGVKAMHCTSETSTVLKGGTHATLTKHSTTVHSKDGTARSRCCSCCGDSRGSSTFWAALLTNIGVCTLLLAYTLLGSFIFLAIEGGASQMQQRTLASTNRHQKQLPVSGYHGRHDAANLTFPQLILLEAVEARQKTVENIWDITVSLNILYRENWTRLASMEIARFQEQFVNRLLEEMSQINSMQHAALGPHGTGHDPVHGQEPNWTFARAFLYSLTILTTIGYGSVAPRTVLGRMITLAYAVLGIPLTLVYLSSTGGMLAKVARGVFSRVLCCCLCSNCGYCCYDEKRMEEKEKRMKRKRQQMELHQQHLGQQQQHVGLSGQEPYYVRSGSLQNSVSSPEKQLAMLGPSATTPDHDSTTGSSDSGSRASMHGLSILAPILLCVAMMSIYIVVGALTLFRLESLPLSDGVYFCFMALSTIGFGALAPPGRRESTTTTWFCAGYIMAGMALTAMCFNVLHDEILHRLRHMVEMQKELKTHNEQRRFLAS, encoded by the exons ATGGGCGAAAAGGACGGCCACGAGCCTTACCGTTACGACACGTACGCACCGCTGATGAAGCCCTCCTCCACGGTGAAGGGCGTGAAGGCGATGCACTGTACCAGCGAGACGAGCACCGTGTTGAAGGGTGGCACTCATGCCACATTGACCAAACACAGCACTACGGTTCACAGCAAGGATGGCACGGCTCGATCGCGGTGTTGCTCGTGTTGTGGCGATTCCCGCGGTAGTTCCACCTTTTGGGCTGCTTTGCTCACCAACATCGGTGTGTGCACGTTGCTGCTGGCGTACACTCTGTTGG GATCGTTCATTTTCCTCGCGATCGAGGGTGGCGCTTCACAGATGCAACAGCGCACGTTGGCGTCGACGAACCGACATCAGAAGCAGTTGCCTGTGAGCGGCTACCATGGCCGGCATGATGCGGCCAATCTCACCTTTCCACAGCTGATCCTGTTGGAGGCGGTTGAGGCGCGTCAGAAAACGGTCGAGAACATTTGGGACATCACGGTGTCACTTAACATCCTGTATCGGGAAAACTGGACACG ACTGGCGTCGATGGAGATCGCTCGCTTTCAGGAGCAGTTCGTAAACCGGCTGTTGGAGGAGATGTCCCAGATCAACAGCATGCAGCATGCGGCTCTCGGTCCACACGGGACCGGTCACGATCCGGTGCACGGACAGGAACCAAATTGGACGTTTGCTCGAGCCTTCCTGTACTCGCTTACGATACTGACCACGATCG GATATGGCAGTGTTGCACCACGAACCGTGCTCGGACGGATGATAACGCTGGCGTACGCTGTCCTCGGTATTCCGTTGACACTGGTGTACCTTTCCAGCACCGGTGGCATGCTGGCGAAGGTGGCTCGTGGTGTCTTTTCGAG AGTGTTATGCTGCTGCCTCTGCTCGAACTGTGGCTACTGctgttacgacgaaaaacGCAtggaagagaaggaaaagcgcaTGAAACGCAAACGCCAGCAAATGGAGCTGCATCAGCAACACCTCggtcagcagcaacagcatgtGGGTCTGTCAGGGCAAGAACCGTACTACGTGCGCTCGGGATCACTCCAAAACAGCGTCAGCTCGCCAGAGAAGCAGCTCGCAATGTTGGGCCCTTCAGCAACCACACCAGATCACGATTCCACAACCGGAAGCAGCGATAGTGGCTCACGTGCGTCCATGCACGGGTTAAGCATCCTCGCACCGATCCTTCTCTGCGTGGCGATGATGTCCATCTATATCGTGGTCGGTGCGTTGACACTTTTCCGGCTCGAATCACTGCCACTCTCCGATGGTGTGTACTTCTGCTTCATGGCCCTATCGACGATTGGGTTTGGCGCGTTAGCTCCACCCGGACGGCGCGAATCCACCACGACCACGTGGTTCTGCGCAGGATACATCATGGCGGGGATGGCACTGACCGCGATGTGCTTCAACGTGCTGCACGACGAGATCCTGCACCGATTGCGCCACATGGTGGAGATGCAAAAGGAGCTCAAGACACACAACGAGCAGCGAAGGTTTCTCGCCTCATGA
- the LOC128721646 gene encoding pyruvate dehydrogenase E1 component subunit alpha, mitochondrial-like: MIKTGMGSIVPRFLRQQTVAVPSAVVSVKNYATEATFETKPFKLHNLKEGPPTKGKVTKEEAVGYYRQMQTIRRLETSAGNLYKEKLVRGFCHLYSGQEACAVGMKGAMRSQDNIISAYRVHGWTYLMGVSPLGVLSELSGKQGGCARGKGGSMHMYAPNFYGGNGIVGAQVPLGAGVALACKYKGNGGVCLALYGDGAANQGQIFEAYNMAHLWKLPCIFVCENNGYGMGTSAERGSCNVNYYQRGDVLPGIWVDGMDVVAVRLATEFAINHVLNIGPVVMEVFTYRYSGHSMSDPGTSYRSREEVQEVRQTRDPISSFKEKILAAGLVTADELKAMDNEIKKEVDEATKQAKADAEIGLPELTTDVYASNLEGDIRGCMPGSWLKHGTLKRAVNL; encoded by the exons ATGATCAAAACAGGAATGGGATCAATTGTGCCGCGATTCCTCCGTCAGCAG ACGGTGGCGGTACCCTCCGCAGTGGTGTCggtgaaaaattatgcaaccGAAGCGACATTCGAGACGAAG CCGTTCAAGCTGCACAACCTTAAGGAGGGCCCACCTACGAAGGGCAAGGTTACGAAGGAGGAAGCCGTTGGATATTACcggcaaatgcaaacaatccGCCGACTCGAGACGTCCGCCGGCAATCTCTACAAGGAGAAGCTGGTTCGCGGCTTTTGCCACCTGTACTCGGGACAGGAAGCGTGTGCGGTTGGTATGAAAGGCGCCATGCGCTCGCAGGATAACATCATCTCCGCTTACCGCGTGCACGGGTGGACCTACCTGATGGGTGTTTCTCCGCTTGGTGTGCTGTCGGAGTTGTCCGGCAAGCAAGGTGGTTGTGCGCGTGGTAAGGGCGGCTCGATGCATATGTACGCGCCCAACTTCTACGGTGGCAACGGAATTGTGGGAGCACAGGTTCCGCTCGGGGCAGGTGTTGCGTTGGCCTGCAAGTACAAGGGAAATGGAGGCGTTTGCTTGGCCCTTTATGGTGACGGTGCTGCCAATCAGGGTCAGATTTTTGAGGCATACAACATGGCACATCTGTGGAAACTGCCGtgtatttttgtgtgcgaGAACAACGGCTACG GCATGGGCACGAGCGCGGAACGTGGTTCTTGCAACGTCAACTACTACCAGCGCGGAGACGTGCTGCCTGGTATTTGGGTAGATGGTATGGATGTCGTTGCGGTGCGTCTCGCTACCGAGTTTGCCATTAACCACGTGCTAAACATTGGCCCGGTGGTGATGGAAGTCTTCACCTACCG CTACTCTGGACACTCCATGTCCGACCCGGGCACAAGCTACCGGTCGCGCGAGGAAGTACAAGAAGTTCGTCAGACGCGGGACCCTATCTCTTCGTTTAAGGAAAAGATCCTTGCCGCCGGGCTGGTAACGGCGGACGAGCTGAAG GCGATGGACAACGAAATTAAAAAGGAAGTAGATGAAGCGACAAAACAAGCTAAAGCGGATGCAGAAATCGGTTTACCGGAACTCACTACCGATGTATATGCCTCCAATTTGGAAGGAGATATCCGCGGTTGTATGCCCGGATCGTGGCTCAAGCATGGCACATTGAAGCGTGCCGTTAACCTATAA
- the LOC128720447 gene encoding PHD finger protein 12 has translation MNAKIGKQRAQPDDLMATGGLMPLIQALIKPPESIDSLGRNQQKRQSHPYYRKPGRGHNNDTCDSCNEGGALLCCDRCPSSFHLGCHDPPLSEQEIPYGQWVCHTCRYKMSTGLDGPISSETEEKLRLRDRSLSHKSSNSSTSVGKLSNDGDNNDGLASLSEPTTPPSEAPVPLTTANALVSVEPMMSETEPREESMTAEKWNEYPTYSPFAKLIEAAKMLNPKQFELPLDMEMCFPFPGTEKADKLGKKAKLRKLHELDSQGLVPLPARTCHVCGASCRKAPLVACDYCDLLFHQDCLDPPLTAMPTSMWMCPNHVQQIIDEKMVTSVSATERIRLWNQFSNDIDHETVKTDFLRKVHRRNPPFRLKQKIRERTKILIPAAIEYHYQNPAPLLPTLRRFLRSRQVNPSAHFKNVGSQPYDDKALLQIVERELQAIEKADEKMGFEKMETDDCDSSDDSTSQNEKSMGKNLANGSENSNRCDKPVDCSNTGKCSKDMENDVTDCKKVTNRVELNSKAIKNELHGRNTHDEEGKDDLVSRELEYLDPVLIRLLALQRMQQLIVDYPDIVQSSSDNETNRSEIIKQLSQNDDLKKMPLPSQLLTKEDIERIAREFTTANGNNAKETSKANVHGGMQNVRKTIKRMISSELSDATEPNPAKINGLTGLTERIVNQAQQQQIRVRAALTWVDLDQEGYFSFEKVDASDAICMSYRCLTIGSGPGNDLTLVKYGDCASTSSRHAIIFYDEVTRMFELINYSEFGTEVNGHLYACDFTDHTSERRHKSADQHSTRVNFLAESKKSSSDGQENGTKQDSRNQLRQDLQSILEKSRKTCAQTRAEEFYASTSMADRPLPVCQCAPERRIPTRACGWEGSAILYHGAMLRFGCHAFIFTIVDYDDGGDELEDSYLDSDSD, from the exons ATGAATGCTAAAATAGGCAAACAGCGTGCACAACCGGATGACCTGATGGCTACGGGTGGATTAATGCCG CTCATTCAGGCCCTCATAAAACCACCGGAGTCAATCGACTCTTTGGGTCGCAATCAACAAAAGCGTCAAAGTCATCCTTACTACAGAAAACCTGGACGAGGTCATAACAACGATACGTGCGATTCGTGTAATGAAGGAGGTGCTCTGCTTTGTTGCGATCGATGTCCATCAAGCTTTCATTTGGGATGTCACGATCCGCCATTGTCGGAACAAGAAATTCCTTACGGGCAGTGGGTCTGCCACACGTGTAGATATAAAATGTCAACGGGTTTGGATGGCCCAATCTCATCGGAGACAGAGGAAAAATTGCGATTACGTGATCGTAGTTTATCACACAAAAGCTCTAATTCGAGTACCTCCGTTGGCAAACTTTCGAATGACGGAGATAATAACGATGGTCTAGCGTCTTTAAGCGAACCAACCACACCTCCATCTGAGGCCCCCGTACCGTTAACTACGGCCAATGCATTGGTTTCTGTTGAACCGATGATGTCTGAAACAGAACCAAGAGAAGAATCAATGACGGCAGAAAAGTGGAATGAGTATCCAACTTATAGCCCGTTTGCTAAACTTAtagaagcagcaaaaatgcTGAATCCAAAACAGTTTGAACTTCCGTTGGACATGgaaatgtgttttccatttcctggcACTGAAAAAGCAGATAAGCtaggaaaaaaagccaaactgAGGAAACTGCACGAACTTGACAGTCAGGGATTGGTACCTTTGCCTGCTAGAACGTGTCACGTTTGTGGTGCGTCTTGTCGCAAAGCTCCCTTGGTTGCTTGCGACTATTGCGACCTGCTATTTCATCAGGATTGTTTAGATCCTCCGCTCACAGCAATGCCAACCTCCATGTGGATGTGCCCGAATCATGTACAACAGATCATT GATGAAAAAATGGTCACCTCAGTGTCTGCGACAGAACGCATACGGTTGTGGAATCAATTTAGCAATGACATCGATCATGAAACAGTGAAAACGGATTTTCTACGCAAAGTTCATCGTCGGAATCCACCCTTTAGGCTGAAGCAAAAGATCCGTGAACGGACAAAGATCCTGATACCTGCAGCGATTGAATATCACTATCAAAATCCTGCGCCGCTACTTCCAACACTTCGCAGATTTCTTCGATCACGTCAGGTGAACCCGTCTGCACATTTCAAAAATGTGGGCTCACAACCGTATGATGACAAGGCATTGCTGCAAATTGTGGAACGTGAACTGCAAGCAATCGAAAAGGCAGACGAAAAGATGGGCTTTGAGAAAATGGAGACCGATGATTGCGATAGCAGTGACGACAGTACCAGTCAGAATGAAAAATCGATGGGCAAAAATTTGGCGAATGGAAGTGAGAATAGCAATCGTTGCGATAAACCTGTTGATTGTTCAAATACAGGAAAATGTAGCAAAGACATGGAAAATGATGTAACTGATTGTAAAAAAGTTACAAATCGTGTTGAACTAAATAGTAAAGCTATCAAAAATGAACTACATGGTCGCAATACACATGATGAAGAAGGTAAGGATGATCT agtGAGTCGAGAGTTAGAATATCTGGATCCGGTGTTGATCCGACTTCTAGCATTGCAACGGATGCAACAACTAATCGTCGATTATCCCGATATCGTGCAGTCGTCTTCAGATAATGAAACAAATCGAAGCGAGATTATTAAACAGTTAAGCCAGAACGATGATCtcaaaaaaatgccccttcCCAGCCAATTGCTGACAAAAGAAGATATTGAAAGAATAGCGCGAGAATTTACAACGGCAAATGGTAACAACGCAAAAGAAACCAGCAAAGCAAATGTGCACGGCGGTATGCAAAATGTGCGGAAAACGATTAAGAGAATGATTTCCAGCGAGTTATCTGATGCAACGGAACCAAACCCTGCGAAGATTAACGGGCTCACTGGCTTGACGGAACGTATCGTGAATCAagctcagcagcaacaaattcGCGTCCGTGCTGCTCTCACATGGGTCGATTTGGATCAGGAAGGATATTTTTCCTTCGAGAAAGTAGATGCTTCTGATGCTATTTGCATGTCGTATCGTTGTTTAACAATAGGCTCTGGTCCGGGAAATGACTTGACATTGGTTAAATACGGTGATTGTGCATCCACGTCTAGTCGGCATGCAatcatattttatgatgag GTAACTCGAATGTTCGAGTTGATAAACTACTCCGAGTTTGGGACGGAGGTTAACGGTCATTTATATGCTTGCGATTTTACTGATCACACGTCAGAAAGAAGGCACAAATCGGCGGACCAACATTCTACCCGTGTGAATTTTCTcgctgaaagcaaaaaatcgaGCAGTGACGGGCAGGAAAATGGCACGAAACAAGATTCCCGAAATCAGCTCAGACAGGATCTGCAAAGCATACTTGAAAAATCTCGTAAGACGTGTGCACAAACTAGAGCGGAAGAGTTTTATGCTTCTACAAG TATGGCCGATAGGCCCCTGCCAGTGTGCCAATGTGCACCTGAAAGACGCATACCAACTCGAGCGTGCGGTTGGGAGGGCAGTGCCATCTTGTATCACGGTGCAATGCTTCGTTTCGGTTGTCACGCGTTCATCTTCACCATTGTCGACTACGATGACGGTGGGGACGAGCTCGAAGACTCTTACCTGGATAGTGACAGCGACTAA